One genomic segment of Acidobacteriota bacterium includes these proteins:
- a CDS encoding beta-lactamase family protein, producing MNRALSQGHARIWALAATIVALAAAMVVAQPAPADFTDDSTFPAGRRGERIRQVIAAINSGDPSQVQALASDAFGGRFREIPVEQHVNALLGLHDRSRGLDFHGVRRYADGNPPEREVVIVRNRLTLGWHGLTFTFDDTPDQRVVGMQIQPARPPKDVPALAPLTEGEAKAELDAFLDRLAEAEVFSGTVLLARDGRVVFEGARGIADRNHGVPMRLDSKLNLGSMNKMFTAVVIGQLVDEGTIAFQDPVSKYLGGKGWTKADLTKVRVEHLLSHTSGLGSYFNDTYARLARHHLRRIDDYKPLVADETLAFEPGTRWQYSNTGFLLAGAVIEAATGRDYFDVVRERVYAKAGMSSSDAYDIDLVVPQLAIGYARERTADGPRWRANTFEHVIRGGPAGGGYSTVRDLLAFGEAMRKSRLVSAATAERLWSAKPELASPDYGFGFGVGHDALGRVVGHSGGFPGISSVLDVYLDTRWTIVVLSNVDGGMQPVAQKLREVAGRLR from the coding sequence ATGAACCGCGCGCTCTCGCAAGGCCACGCCCGAATCTGGGCCCTCGCGGCCACGATCGTCGCCCTGGCGGCGGCGATGGTCGTCGCTCAGCCGGCCCCGGCCGACTTCACGGACGACTCGACCTTTCCTGCAGGGCGGCGCGGCGAACGCATCCGCCAGGTGATCGCCGCTATCAACTCCGGCGACCCGTCGCAGGTGCAGGCGCTCGCGAGCGACGCGTTCGGGGGACGCTTCCGCGAGATTCCGGTCGAGCAGCACGTGAACGCGCTCCTCGGTCTCCACGATCGCTCGCGGGGTCTCGACTTCCACGGCGTGCGCCGGTATGCCGACGGGAACCCGCCCGAGCGTGAAGTGGTCATCGTCAGGAACCGCCTGACGCTCGGCTGGCACGGTCTCACCTTCACCTTCGACGACACACCCGACCAGCGCGTCGTCGGCATGCAGATTCAGCCGGCGCGACCGCCGAAGGACGTGCCCGCGCTTGCGCCGCTGACCGAGGGGGAGGCGAAGGCGGAGCTCGACGCCTTCCTGGACCGGCTCGCCGAGGCCGAGGTGTTCTCGGGCACGGTGCTGCTCGCGCGCGACGGCCGGGTCGTGTTCGAGGGCGCGCGAGGGATCGCCGACCGCAACCACGGCGTGCCGATGCGCCTCGACAGCAAGCTCAACCTCGGTTCGATGAACAAGATGTTCACGGCGGTCGTCATCGGCCAGCTGGTCGACGAGGGCACGATCGCGTTCCAGGATCCCGTGTCGAAGTACCTCGGGGGGAAGGGCTGGACGAAGGCCGATCTCACGAAGGTGCGGGTCGAGCACCTGCTCAGCCATACCTCGGGCCTCGGCTCGTACTTCAACGACACGTACGCGCGCCTCGCCCGTCATCACCTGCGGCGTATCGACGACTACAAGCCGCTCGTGGCCGACGAGACGCTGGCCTTCGAGCCCGGTACGCGCTGGCAGTACAGCAATACGGGCTTCCTGCTCGCGGGCGCCGTGATCGAGGCTGCAACCGGTCGCGACTACTTCGATGTCGTCCGCGAGCGCGTCTACGCGAAGGCGGGCATGTCGTCGAGCGATGCCTACGACATCGATCTCGTCGTCCCGCAGCTCGCCATCGGGTACGCACGCGAGCGGACCGCCGATGGGCCTCGCTGGCGCGCGAACACGTTCGAACACGTGATCCGCGGCGGGCCGGCCGGCGGAGGGTACTCGACGGTGCGAGACCTGCTCGCCTTCGGTGAGGCGATGCGGAAGTCACGCCTCGTGAGCGCCGCGACCGCCGAACGACTCTGGTCGGCGAAGCCCGAGCTCGCCTCGCCCGACTACGGCTTCGGCTTCGGTGTCGGCCATGACGCCCTCGGCCGCGTGGTGGGCCACAGCGGCGGATTCCCGGGCATCTCTTCCGTCCTCGACGTCTACCTCGACACGCGGTGGACCATCGTCGTGCTGTCGAACGTGGACGGTGGCATGCAGCCGGTGGCGCAGAAGCTGCGCGAGGTCGCGGGCCGGCTGAGATGA